The genomic window gtgtatgtgtgtgtgtgtgttatacacacacacacacatatatatatatataatatatatatatatatatttatatatatatatatatataatatatatatatatatatatatataaatatatatattttcatacacacatacatatatgtatgtatatataaatacacttatacacataattgcacacgcacatgcatgtacacacacatacacacgtatgtgtgtgtgtatatgcatgtgcgtgtgcgcgtgtgtgtgtgtgttatacacacacacacacacacacatatatatatatgtttgtataacagTAAATACTTGataaagtaaacatatatatataattgttttcagGTTATATCATATGTCACATATGATAGAtgattcatacacaaacacaaagtcaCACATAAATTCCAAATTTTTGTGAATATATAACTCTATTTTAATCAATGTCTGATTATTTGAATAGCGCTACAAATACTAAAAACATTGCATATTAGTAGAAAATTGTCCATATAGGTATAAGGTGTAAAGgtcaattatttattcatctgtcaatATAGTGTACTCACACAAATGGGAATTCCAACCTCTTGTTTTTTTGCAAATTTCATGTCTAGTATTATTTTATACTACATAGCATGACGTAAAGTAAAGAGATTCTTAGATCATACAAAATtggaaaatatgtatgtgtattgtttatacagtatacatagatatatatacatatatatacatatataatatatatatatatatatataacatatatatacttatactcctatatatatatgtgtgtgtatatatccagacatacataaatatataaacatgtaaatgtatgtatgtatgtatgtatatatatatatatatattgtaaggtagtCTTGACTGCTGCATCtcgtcctctccgctctctcgctctgactgCTCATGCTGGAGGACTGGTCACTGCATGACacttgtcttgttttattttgtttgatttcctcgtttttatttgcttttattgttttacctttgttttccctttttttacggTTTTCTGTAATCcacatatttataatttaataacGAAACATTCTTAAGAActtatttttaacttttattctttTTGGTAGTTTAAACATTCCGTAAATTTTTAAGGTATcggttttactttgtttttatttttaggggAAACGTTTTATACagctcgtttattttttatttattaagtgCATTACacttctttttctatatatatatatatattttttttgagctcttcattttacttttacctttttttatttgtgtttttagtatatttatttaaagaaaatagtttttaaaaatgtttaccTCTGACGTCATCGAGGCAATGTACACAGAAAATTTTCAAACAATAAAGAGATGGTCAACACAGTCAGTGTTTCGTTCGTTCCTCTGTGATAAAAACAGGTGACGTACTTGATATTCTTTGCTTAGGAGCTAGACGTGACCTTAAGAACATTTATATTGAATGATTCTAACATCATGTTTTTGAATTTGAACTTGActggtattctttccttttttacttgtAACTTTTAATCTTTCATAATAGGAAGTCTGAGTgatcctttgtttttatttttcttgatttagcTTCACCAGACTTGGGTTTTATGCTGCCATATTTATTTTTTAGGTTTGGCGATTTCTTTTTAAGCCTTCAGTTGTGACGCCAGACCTgctggtttgtctttgttttaatgGTACGGCCTTCAGCCAGACTCTCCACTTTGGAAGTCTTCTCCTTTAGTTTTTCGTATACGGCTGTTTAGCTATTGTACATGCCTTCAGCATACTCTTTTACATTTCGTATTTTTAAGTTGTATTTTTATTGgtcaattttaaattttattcaaTGGTTGGGCTGTACATTAGAAAGAGATTGCCACGCTGGAACAAACCCATATAAATGATTTAGATTCCTCCCCATGCTACCACTTTGTAGTGAACGCGAGAACGAGTGCAGCGTAAATACGTACGTTGACttgattttttaaacttttttttacgaCCATACTAAATATAtcaaattgtaacctggagcctcctagAAAATAATATGAACAGTAAATCTCCGTTTCATAATAATTAAATGACTGAGCATTAACGAATAAAGATAACAACCTAAGGTTAcggaaatgagaataaataacagAATATAAAATACGTAAATTCTAAAAACCTTCACAAATCCTAAGATGAGTATCTTAAAATATAGAACttttgccacgcctaccacactaCTTCACTTTGTTATACGACAACTTAAAGGAATTCGAATGGACAGGGGTTAACCAGGTCCTTTGCGCTTGTATTCCTCGCCAGTATCATGGGAGGGGAAACGACTTGATGAACTGGGACGGGACCCCTGGTTTCACGGAGAtcacactacaatatatatatatatatatatacatctatatatatacatatacatatatatatatatatatatatatatatatatcagtacacacatgtacacgtgtatatatttatttatatatatataaaaataagaatacacatgtgtacatatgtgtacagttacacacacacatatatgtgtatatatacatacgcacatttatatgtatttatatgaatatatatgtatatattcatatatatgtatatatatatattcaaatatatgtatacatatatatgtgtgtgtgtgtgcatgtatgcatgtctgtatctatgtacgCATAcaacatgcacagatatatatttaatgcagGTTACACGCTTTAATAATTCTTTGTATTCATATGGTGTAAGTTACTCAATTTTCTTGAATTCATAGAAATTTGTAGGAAAACTATTATTTAATATGGAGTTTAACTGACTAAAATAAAGATTTAGCAAATTTACATTAGCGAATACGCCGCAATGCTTAAGTGAAACTGTATATCCAAAGACAGCAGAAACTCAGACAGGAAAATTACGATaaaagtagagaagaaagagTTAATTTGGACTGTTGAAATTTGGCATAAAAGGGTCTCCCCTTACTAACACATCACAATATCTTCACAGTTAAGCCCTCTTTTAATGTAGTAGCCTCATATATTAAATTATACTACAGAGAAAGTATGTCAATAACAATGTAAATCAGTatcagttatttttgttttatatttcaggTACTCATCttctcatataaatatgtgtgtgcgtgtgtgtttgtgtgtttttgtgtgtttgtgtgtgtgtttgtttgtgtaagttaTCCATTTACTCAATATATGGGAGGGCCAGTGTTTTGTTCAAGGAAACTCTTGAAAAAGAAGTAGGTAGAAATAGGTGGAGTGATTAGATCACTCGAAATtctaaaatattcaaataaacagGGCATTTTCTACGGCCATTTTGGAAGCTTCTGCTACAAGATGTGGGAAGCTGCGTGGATGTTATAATGATATATTCTTTGGATGGATGCTAACGTTTTCCCTAAAGTATTTCAATTTattatatgattaaataaatatttacgtatGTGAATCTCTGAACTCGATCCTCTATAAGGAAATATCAGTTTTGACTGAGAGGTAAGAGAGTTTACTGTGGAGGGTTCCTTGCGATCTATTAGTGGTCTTGTCCTCAAGTAACGATGGATGTCAGGTAGAGTAATATATTAAACATTAAATATTCATTATCCTGCCTGCCTCATCAGTAACCGACCAACTTAAGGATAATGTCACACAAGAAGAACTGCATAGTTTCACCCCGATTAGAACATCTCAAAATTGTGTATATAGCTAGGCTTGTTTCTTATCTGGCTCTTTGAATTCCAAAAATCAATCTGAGAAACAGACACTTAAGCTCCAATACTTTAAAAGTCAACTTTGGCTTTCCAAGCAATAACGGGTCTTCAAGCAGCAAAAGGCTTAGGGATATCAGTGGTTTCGGAAGAAACAAAGGTTTTGAAAAAGCTCATGCGTTtggtaacaacacacacacacacacacacacacacacacacacacacacacacacacacacacacacatacacatatagataagtaagatgtatttatacacatacatatgcatatatgtatataacattcaCTCCTTAATATGACGCCCTTGCTCTCTGACACTTattttatttgcatacatattacGCAGAGTGGTTTTTTAATCAAAGACCATACATTTGTTTAAGGATATGTTACTGTTACGGCTGTATTAAgaacattatcatgactatcaaaTCTACGGGGCAACTGCAGCTGACCCAACCTTGGTCTATTGAACTTTACTTACTGGTCCCAACACGATAACCTCATCTGTGTACCTGGACCAATGAGAGCCACACTCTCGtaggaaacaaacataaaaaaagtagTCAGACCTTAATAAAATCCCTAATGCGACTGCCAGCCTGATTAGTAATCGTCCGTCTGTGTAATTGTGTTATAACGGCTGATTCTTAGTACTTCGAGAACCTCGTTATTCAAAGTGATAGAGGGCAGGTAGATGTTAAAGGAAGAAAAGTTCCGTATGGGGCAATTTTGGCTTATTTGACATCGACGGAATGattaaagaaagatgataatcgcagctgattatttgtttatacttctacatatatatttataaatctataccttagatctgtttatctatctatctatctatttatatatctgtttatatatacctacacacacacatagatatatatatatatatatatatatatatatatatatatatatatatatatatatatgtatatacacacacacacacacacacacacacacacacacacacacacacatatatatatatatatatatatatatatatgtgtgtgtgtgtgtgtgtgtgtgtgggtacatatgttcacgtatatatttatatatgtttaagtatatgtatatatatataattatatatatatatatatgtttatatatatatatatatatatatatatacatacatatatatatatatatatatatatacttatacatatgtacatacatatatatatatatatatatatatatatatacatacatatatatacatatacatatacatatatatatatatatatatatatgtatatatatatatatatatatatatatatatatatatatatatatatatatgtgtgtgtgtgtgtgtgtatataatatatatacatatatacacatatgtatatgtatataatatatatgtacatatataatatatatgcatatatatacatatacacattgatgtctctctatatatctatatataatttaatataaatccAAATATGCAGGGGCGTAGCTAGACGTTTGGGACCAAGGcagcagtgtgtatgtgtatatatatgacctaggcagtgtgtgtgtgtgtgtatatatatatatatatatatatatacatatgtacacatacatatataaacacgcgtgtgtgtgtatctctctctctcactctttctctcacattttctttataaatatatatatatatatatatatatatatatatatttgtatatatacatatatttatatttacacacacacacacacacatacatacacatatgtatatatacacatgcttacacacacacacacatacacacacatatgtatatatacacatgcttatacacacacacacacacaaacgcacacataaacacatatgtatatatgcatctattgacacgtgtgtttgtgtgtgtgtgcgcctgtgtgtataAAGAACGAGACACACATTATGTGCGTATATTTCTAGTGTGAATGGCAAGACTGAAAATGTAGCCGTGACGTGAGAAATTGAaagtacatacaatacatactgACATAACAAGTTATAACCTGATCCTCAGACAGAGGAACGTAAATTTATATCGAACTatgcagtacatacacacatctgaatatatatccgcacacacacatacacacacacacacacgcaccaacagacacacacatacgcacacacacacacacacgcacacacacacacgcacacacccacacgctaacatacacacatatatgtattaacacatgtgtgtattaacacacacatacgcgtgcccgcgcacaaatttatatatttagagagagatatggacagacagatatagaaagatagatggataaatatatatacatacatatatacatatccatatatatatatatatatatatatataagagagagacaggcagacagacagagtgatggagagacagagagacagacaaatagagagagagatacagagagacagatatatatatgtatatgtatatataaatacatatatatatatatataagagagagagagagagagagagagagagagagagagagagagagagagagagagagagagagagagagagagagagagagagtgacggagagacggagagacagagagagacagaaagacaaacagacagagagtaagagagcgacagagagagagagagacagagagaggcagagagacagagatagagagagaaagagagacatacaaatagagagacggacagacaaacaaacagagacaaacagacaaacagagagacagtgagacggacagacaaacaaacaccgagacagacagttagagataCACAGGGGAAGAGTTTTTTCTTGACCAAACCAGGAAAGAGATATCGGGTTTACAAAGAAACCGAAAACAGGAAAATGATTGTAAAGACTTTGgtgttgggaaaggggagagtagaCTAGACTACTTTTGTAATATATAAGGGACGAATCATACACAGAGCCCATAATCCTCACAATGAAGCTTCTGGTAAGGAAAGTGCCTTTGAATCACTGAAATATAACAAGTGAGGAAAAGACACATCAGTTACTTTCGTACCTTGAGATTAGAGTCAATCGTTATCTTTTTTAACTTCCGTTTTGGTTTTCTGTGTAAGTACcaataatattttatctttttacttttagATTCTGGTCTTCAGTATACTAGCTGGTGCTTCCGCAAAGCCTCAGGGATACAATTTGTCACCGCCTTCTGGTCCATCTTTGCTCCCACGAACATGTAGCAACGGGCAGGTGTTGCATGTGGACGGCAGATGCGTAACTCCAAGAGTCAACCGTCGTGTGTTCTTATATGATGTGCCAAAAACTCCCACACCAGCAGGTCCACCACCTTTTATCCCTGCACCAACTGTTGAGACCAACCTTTTGTTCATCCGAActcctgaaggaggagaaggaccagATCCTATTGTTGTCCCTCCTCCACAAAGGGAGCACGTCTTATACATCCTCAATAAGCAATCCGAGGAAGGTCAGAAGGTGATCGAAGTTCCAGCTCCGCCACCTTCTGAACCTGAAGTGTACTTCGTCAACTACGCTGAAGGAGAGAATCCCACCCTTCCCAGTGGAGTAGATCTGCAGACTGCATTAGATGCGGCTTCTGATGGAGGCGGTCAAGTAGTCGGAGGTTTTGGTGATGGTACTGTAGGTGTTTCTGGAATCAGCAACGGTTTTGGAAACACGAATAGTTTCGGCAGCAGCAACGGGTTTACAAGTACCAGTGGTGCAAATAGTAACGGTTTTGGAAGCACCAACGGCTTTGGAATTGCCAACGGGTTTGCACGCACCAATGGCTTTGGAAGTACCAACGGTTTTGGAAGCATAAATGATTTTGGAAGTACTAACGGATTTGGAAGTAACAATGGATTTGGAAGCACCAATAGCTTTGGAAGTACCAACGGTTTTGGAAGCACCAATGATTTTGGAATTACTAACGGATTTGCAAGCACCAATGACTTTGGAAGCACCAACGGGTTTGGAAGCACCAGTGGCTTTGGAAGTACCAACGGGTTTGGAAGCACCAGTGGCTCTAGAAGTACAAACGGTTTTGGAAGTACCAACGGATTTGGAAGCACCAGTGGCTTTGGAAGTACCAACGGGTTCGGAAGCACCAATGATTTTGGAAGTGCAAATGGGTTTGGAAGCAGTAACGACTTTGGAAGCATTAATGGATTTGAGAACATCAGCGGGTTTGTTACCAGCGGTGTGAGCAGCAATGGATTTGGAAGTACCAATGACTTTGCAAGCCCCCGTAGCTTTGGAAGCACCATTGGTTTTGGAAGTACCAATGGGTTTGGTAACAGtggaattaataacaacaatgttttcGAAGGTTCTTTTGCTCTAGGCAGCAATGGTTTAGTAAGCAGCACTAGTAATGACAATGGCATCGGTTTTGCAAGCAATAATGCTCAAGCAAGTAGTGTAGGTTTGGCTGGTAGCAGTATCACCACTCTCCCAAACAGCGGACAAGCTTCTTCACTACCACAGCTGTATACAACACCTTAATATGCAACTAAAATAAAGTGATTCATATCATAACTTTGAACATGATAGATATGTTCATAAATAGCTGCTTGTTCAACTAATCTAAGTACAGCTTGAAGACCTTTGTTATAATAAAACAGTACAACTAAGAGGCGTACAAATTTTCTTATCcacatcctcctcatcttttcaTTGATAGTTTATTTTGATGCCCTTTCAAGGCGCTATGTAGCACATATTTaagtacatcacacacacacacacacaaacacacacacacacacacacacacacacacacacacacatatatatatatatatatatatatatatatacatatatatatgtttgtatatatgaatatctatatatcaatgtcaGTATCTCCACATCGGTTTATgaatctatctttatatgcacacacaaacacacacacacaaaacatatatatatatatatatatatatatatatatatatatatataaatatatatatacatatacatatatatgtgcatatatatatacacactcacacacacacaaatacacacatatatatatacacacatactcacaaacacacatgtatatgtaaatatatgcatacatatcaaatatatatatacacatacatacatacatacacccacacacacatacactcacttacacacacacacacacacacgtaaaaatacatatatatacatatatatgtatttatatatgtatatatacatatgtgtgtatatatatgtgcataaatagataaatagaaagtttGAAAGACTAATATGTAGATAGtgacactgatatatatgtatatatatacgcatatatacatatacatatatacgtgtgtatgtgtatatatatacatatatatatatatatatatgcatatacaaacatgcatacatatacatatatctatgtctgtgtgtgtgtttctacacacaaatagggagagaaagaaaagaaaattaggtaCACACTTcgtatgtattcgtgtgtatttGAGCGCGTGTGTATCTAAGTGTGCATGTCTGTGGGTGTACATATctacggatatacatatatatagttatagatctataaatatgaaagatggagtaatgcaataccgaattgatataggtgtataacaatcctccctgacctggcctcgaacctaggtcactccgggtatgagaccggagggccagtactaaaccaaccatacaacacgacccactaaaaggagtgtgcaactaggaactAACTAGCTTCCaatgacattacctatctactcatacatgagtaatgatatcgaggttttacacacgctccccgtgggcacttatgtgtgtgtttgtgtttacaaatatgtgttaatacacacatgtgttaatacatatatgtgtgtatgttagtgtgtgtgtgtgtgcgtgtgtgtgtgtgtgtgcgtatgtgtgtgtgtgtgtgtttgtgtgcgtgtgtgtgtgtgtgagtgtgtgtgtgtgtgtgtgtgtgtgtgtgtgtggatatatattcagATGTGTGAAATTCGaaaccggtctcatacccggagtgacctaggttcgaggccaggtcagggaggattgttatacatctatacatatatatacatatatatacacacacatacatgtatatgtatatatgtataaatatgtgtgtgtgtgtgtgtgtctatctcagAGCATGtagatatccatctatctaccaacccatttatctatcaatcgatcaatcaatttatctacatacacacacaggcacacacacacacacacgcacacacatgtatgtgtgtatcttctatatatatttatatatagataaatacttatacgcagacatacatatatgaagcacacatagacacacacacacgcactatatatatatatatatatatatatatatatatatatatatatatatatatatatatatatatatatgtatatgtatatatatatatatttatatatatataacacttatgtatatttctatttctatgcacacacacatacatacacacacgcgcacacacatatatatacatatatatatatatatatatatatatatatatatatatatatatatatataaatatatatatatatatatccatatatatatatatatccatatatatatatatatacatatatatacatatataaaataagatatatgtgtatatacatatatgtatatacatatatatatatacatatatatatatatatatatatatatatatatatatatgtatatgtgtattaatttatatataatatatatgtatatatatttatctagtatacacacatgtatcatatatatatatatatatatatatatatatatatatatatataaatatgtgtgtgtgtgtgtgtgtgtgtgtgtgtgtgtttgtgtgtgtacatatataacatatatatgtatatatatatatatatatatatatatatatatatatatatgtgtgtgtgtgtgtgtgtgtgtgcgtgtgtacgtgtgtgtgtgtttgtgtgtgtgtgcgtgtgtgtgtgtttgtgtgtgtgtgtacatatataatatatacatatatatatatatatatatatatacatatatatatatataaatatatatatatatatatatatatgtgtgtgtgtgtgtgtgtgtgtgtgtatgtgtgtgtttgtgtgtgtgtttgtgtatgtacatataatatatatatatatatatatatatatatatatatatatatatgtgtgtgtgtgtgtgtgtgtgtgtgtgtgtgtgtgtgtgtgtgtgtgtgtgcgtgtgtgtgtgtttgtgtgtgtgtacatatatataacacacacacacacacatatatatatatatatatatatatatatatgtgtatatatatgtgtgtgtgtgtgtgtatgtgtgagtgtttgtgtgtgtgtttgtgtatgtacatataatatatatatatatatatatatatatatatatatatgtgtgtgtgtgtgtgtgtgtgtgtgtgtgtgtcaatgtaaacacacacacacacacacacacacacacacacacacacacacacacgcacacacacacgcatacacacacacacacacacacacacacacacacacacatatatatatatatatatatatatatatatatagactgatagactgataatagttaacacatacacacacgcacacacatatatatatgtatatatatatatatatatatatatatatatatatatataataaatatataataaaatatatgtatatacatatatacatatatacatatatatatatatatatgtatatgtgtattaatttatatataatatatatgtatatatatatttatctagtatacacacatgtatcatatatatatatatatatatatatatatatatatatatatatgtgtgtgtgtgtgtgtgtgtgtgtgtgtgtgtgtgtgtgtgtgtgtgtgtgtttgtgtttgtgtgtgtacatatatgatatatatatatatacatatatatacatatatatacatatatatatatatattaatatatatatatgtgtgtgtgtgtgtgtgtgtgtgtgtgtgtgtgtgtgtgtgtgtgtgtgtgtgtgtgtgtgtgtgtgtgtgtttgtgtgtttacatatataatatatatatatatatatatatatatatatatatgtatttatatatatatatatatatatatatatatgtgtgtgtgtgtgtgtgtgtgtgtgtgtgtgcgtgtgtgtgtgtgcgtgtgtgtgtgtgcgtgtgtgtgtgtgtacatatataatatatacatatatatatatatatatataatatatatatatatatatatatatatatattatgtgtgtgtgtgtgtgtgtgtgtgtgtgtgtgtgtgtgtgttgttgtgtggtggtttgtgtgtgtgttgtgtgtcatataatatatatatttatatatatatatatatatattatatatatatatatattatatatatatgtgtgtgttgttgtgtgtgtgtgtgtgtgtgttgtgttgctaggtgtgttgtgtgttgtgtgtgtgttatgtgtgtgtgttgtgtgtgtgtgtttgtgtatgtacatataatatatatatatattatatatatatatatatatatatatatagtatgtgtatgtatgtgtgtgtgtgtgtgtgtgtgtgtgtgtgtgtgtgtgtgtgtgtcatgtattaatcacacacatacacactatatatcataacaactaatatataataatggtgTATTagtacaataataaatatatatatatttatatatatatatatatgttgttgtgtgtgtgtgtgttgtgtgggtgtgtttttttgtggtgtgtgtatatattatatatatatattatatatatatatatatatatatattatatattatatatagatgatagatgataGTGTGTTGTAtagtgttgttgtgttttttttattcacacaaaatataacatatattatgtatatatatatatttatgatttatttatttttttttgataatataaatatatatatattatatatataatatatatatatattatatatatatatatgtatctgtttattttattttagtgttttttgtgtggtgtaatgtaaacacacacacacaacacacacactaacacacacacacacacacacataatataaatatatatatatatataatatattatttatatatatatatatatatattttaatatgtatgcTGATTgttaaaagtgatatatatatatatatatatatatatatatatatatatatatatatatatattttgtaatatatacattatgtataaattaaatattatatattaatagattatattgtaatatatataataataattaatagatgaataataaatataatgaatagaagcataatatttatacaatatatatatatattatatatatatatataaatatatgtttgtgtgtg from Penaeus chinensis breed Huanghai No. 1 chromosome 24, ASM1920278v2, whole genome shotgun sequence includes these protein-coding regions:
- the LOC125037972 gene encoding hyphally regulated cell wall protein 3-like, encoding MKLLILVFSILAGASAKPQGYNLSPPSGPSLLPRTCSNGQVLHVDGRCVTPRVNRRVFLYDVPKTPTPAGPPPFIPAPTVETNLLFIRTPEGGEGPDPIVVPPPQREHVLYILNKQSEEGQKVIEVPAPPPSEPEVYFVNYAEGENPTLPSGVDLQTALDAASDGGGQVVGGFGDGTVGVSGISNGFGNTNSFGSSNGFTSTSGANSNGFGSTNGFGIANGFARTNGFGSTNGFGSINDFGSTNGFGSNNGFGSTNSFGSTNGFGSTNDFGITNGFASTNDFGSTNGFGSTSGFGSTNGFGSTSGSRSTNGFGSTNGFGSTSGFGSTNGFGSTNDFGSANGFGSSNDFGSINGFENISGFVTSGVSSNGFGSTNDFASPRSFGSTIGFGSTNGFGNSGINNNNVFEGSFALGSNGLVSSTSNDNGIGFASNNAQASSVGLAGSSITTLPNSGQASSLPQLYTTP